One Longimicrobium sp. genomic window carries:
- the mgtE gene encoding magnesium transporter, which translates to MPASEQLSVARLRELLEHEDDAGLRAFLDEVPHASDIADLLEELDEEDRAHAVRVLAGDPALAAEALAEMDPDEHPEDSLAGLENEQIAAVVAEMSDDDAADLIGEMDPEDQARVLAALPVEDAGEIRDLMRYPEDSAGGIMTTELVAIPVGLTAAEATEEVRRQALEQEMEELYVVFVVDRRRVLQGFLPLARLVSASPAAQVTDLLEEVPATVLPETDREEVARMVSRYNLTVVAVVDGAGRLLGGVTFDDVLDVMEEENTRDILGLGGTSQAEELRGGWQDAVRSRLPWLCVNLLTASSAAAIIYAFEDVVANVALLAVCMPVIAGMGGNSGTQALAVTVRRLALTPGTKRLWSVLFKELLVGATNGLLTGLVLATATYLLASHEGANTKLALVVLMSMWGNLAVGSFAGAFVPTMLERLGIDPAIASSIFVTAFTDMFGFFLLLGLASRMLL; encoded by the coding sequence ATGCCCGCTTCCGAGCAACTGTCCGTCGCACGCCTCCGCGAGCTCCTCGAGCACGAGGACGACGCGGGGCTGCGCGCGTTCCTGGACGAGGTTCCGCACGCCAGCGACATCGCGGACCTGCTGGAGGAGCTGGACGAGGAGGACCGCGCCCACGCGGTGCGCGTGCTTGCCGGCGACCCGGCGCTCGCCGCCGAGGCGCTGGCCGAGATGGACCCCGACGAGCACCCCGAGGACTCGCTCGCCGGCCTGGAAAACGAGCAGATCGCCGCCGTCGTGGCCGAGATGTCCGACGACGACGCCGCGGACCTGATCGGCGAGATGGACCCGGAAGACCAGGCGCGCGTGCTGGCGGCGCTCCCGGTGGAGGACGCCGGCGAGATCCGCGACCTGATGCGCTACCCGGAAGACTCCGCGGGCGGCATCATGACCACGGAGCTGGTCGCGATCCCCGTGGGCCTCACCGCCGCGGAGGCGACCGAGGAGGTGCGGCGGCAGGCGCTGGAGCAGGAGATGGAGGAGCTTTACGTCGTCTTCGTGGTCGACCGCCGGCGCGTGCTCCAGGGCTTCCTTCCGCTGGCGCGGCTGGTGAGCGCGTCGCCGGCCGCGCAGGTGACGGACCTGCTGGAGGAGGTCCCCGCGACCGTCCTCCCGGAGACGGACCGCGAGGAGGTGGCGCGCATGGTGTCGCGCTACAACCTGACGGTGGTGGCGGTGGTGGACGGCGCGGGGCGGCTGCTGGGCGGCGTGACCTTTGACGACGTCCTGGACGTGATGGAGGAGGAGAACACGCGCGACATCCTCGGCCTCGGCGGCACCTCGCAGGCGGAGGAGCTGCGCGGCGGCTGGCAGGACGCGGTGCGCTCCCGGCTCCCCTGGCTGTGCGTCAATCTGCTGACCGCCTCGTCCGCCGCGGCCATCATCTACGCATTCGAGGACGTGGTGGCGAACGTGGCGCTGCTGGCCGTGTGCATGCCGGTGATCGCCGGCATGGGCGGCAACAGCGGGACGCAGGCGCTGGCGGTGACGGTGCGGCGGCTCGCGCTCACCCCCGGCACCAAGCGGTTGTGGAGCGTCCTCTTCAAGGAGCTCCTGGTGGGTGCCACCAATGGCCTGTTGACCGGCCTCGTCCTCGCCACCGCCACTTACCTCCTCGCCAGCCACGAAGGCGCCAACACCAAGCTGGCGCTGGTGGTGCTGATGTCGATGTGGGGGAACCTGGCCGTGGGGAGCTTCGCCGGCGCCTTCGTGCCCACCATGCTGGAGCGCCTGGGCATCGACCCCGCCATCGCCTCCTCCATCTTCGTGACGGCGTTCACGGACATGTTCGGGTTCTTTTTGCTCCTGGGGCTCGCGTCGCGGATGCTGCTGTAG
- the ybeY gene encoding rRNA maturation RNase YbeY translates to MQELIVEVSVGEGVAPPVRPERVEAAVRHVLLAEGVAEAEISVALLADGAIAAMNDQYLEHEGPTDVITFAMHEGDEPPLGDVYVGVEQAVRQAAEFGATAEEEVLRVAVHGVLHVLGYQHPDGPERMQSEMFVRQEELLRSFLSGDT, encoded by the coding sequence GTGCAAGAACTGATCGTGGAGGTGAGCGTGGGCGAAGGCGTGGCGCCGCCCGTCCGGCCGGAGCGCGTGGAGGCCGCCGTGCGCCACGTCCTGCTCGCCGAGGGGGTCGCCGAGGCGGAGATCTCCGTCGCGCTGCTGGCTGACGGCGCCATCGCGGCGATGAACGACCAGTACCTGGAGCACGAGGGGCCCACCGACGTCATCACCTTCGCCATGCACGAAGGCGACGAGCCGCCGCTGGGCGACGTGTACGTGGGCGTGGAGCAGGCCGTCCGCCAGGCCGCCGAGTTCGGCGCGACGGCGGAGGAGGAGGTGCTGCGCGTGGCCGTGCACGGCGTCCTCCACGTCCTCGGCTACCAGCACCCCGACGGACCCGAGCGCATGCAGTCCGAGATGTTCGTCCGACAGGAAGAGCTGCTGCGCTCCTTCCTCTCCGGCGACACATGA
- a CDS encoding HDIG domain-containing protein, producing the protein MKPAAAELPRPERRAALRPAGDDAPWTRARRLRHHGFRLALLLGTAGAVTALFPAARGSDTPVLERGVVARKDVVAEIPFQIPKTTEELRHDQDEAASGIPPVYDFDPTAADSVVRGLRVFFASVDRQLAAAPAAERDEAVRRTLAAARVPTTLGAVEVLGDSTRRAMLAAATEATVRERFGQGIARGATERNRLPAVRVRGLPDGERLVPSDSLRTADEFFSGAAAALPPELGADAAELQRLLLVRYFRPSLAHNEAETRAARERARAAVDPVKARVLAGERIVGAREQVGEREEERLRAYQAALDAQRDERGGGRTTGRVLGSILYNVLLLGIVGFLLRLARLQVYDDDRAVTFLAVLIVAVSGMAALVARGGLPPELIPVPFATLVVAVLWGGRLALVTALVLALLLGGQTPFLGAATAFSAAVGGAAASFGVRLAQRRLQTWAVAGVVGAAYAACALAVGLQRAEPWQVIGWSAVWGVVNATACTLLAIGFLPVAEWFTRVTTAQTLLELADPNHPLLRRLSMEAPGTYAHTISVANLAEAVCNAIGANALLARVGVYYHDVGKIAKPHYFIENQPRGRNPHDKLKPAMSAAIVRSHVIEGLRLAEEYKVPATVRAFITQHHGTQSISFFLDQARAADPDARVNATDFQYLGPKPQTRETAVVMMADSVESAARVLQDPTPERIRELVDRIVGAKIAAGQLDECPLTLREIHTTREVLARVLSGMYHQRLDYPSAVPAPELPREAQEPEPTRAAG; encoded by the coding sequence ATGAAGCCCGCCGCCGCGGAGCTGCCCCGGCCCGAGCGGCGCGCCGCCCTGCGCCCCGCCGGGGACGATGCGCCCTGGACCCGCGCGCGGCGCCTGCGCCACCACGGCTTCCGCCTGGCCCTGCTCCTGGGCACGGCGGGGGCCGTGACCGCGCTCTTTCCGGCGGCGCGCGGGTCGGACACGCCGGTGCTGGAGCGCGGCGTTGTGGCGCGCAAGGACGTGGTGGCGGAGATCCCATTCCAGATCCCCAAGACCACCGAGGAGCTGCGCCACGACCAGGACGAGGCCGCCAGCGGCATCCCCCCGGTCTACGACTTCGACCCCACCGCCGCGGACAGCGTCGTGCGCGGCCTGCGGGTCTTCTTTGCGTCCGTCGACCGCCAACTCGCCGCCGCACCGGCAGCCGAGCGTGACGAGGCGGTGCGCCGCACCCTGGCCGCCGCCCGCGTCCCCACGACGCTGGGCGCGGTCGAGGTGCTGGGCGACTCCACGCGGCGCGCGATGCTGGCCGCGGCGACCGAGGCGACCGTGCGCGAGCGGTTCGGGCAGGGGATCGCGCGCGGCGCCACCGAGCGCAACCGCCTCCCGGCCGTGCGCGTGCGCGGCCTGCCCGACGGCGAGCGGCTCGTGCCGTCCGACTCGTTGCGCACCGCGGACGAGTTCTTCAGCGGTGCCGCCGCGGCGCTCCCGCCCGAGCTGGGTGCGGATGCGGCGGAGCTGCAGCGCCTGCTGCTGGTGCGCTACTTCCGCCCCTCGCTCGCGCACAACGAGGCGGAGACGCGCGCCGCCCGCGAACGCGCCCGCGCCGCGGTGGACCCGGTGAAGGCGCGCGTCCTGGCCGGCGAAAGGATCGTCGGCGCGCGCGAGCAGGTGGGAGAGCGCGAAGAGGAGCGCCTGCGCGCCTATCAGGCCGCCCTCGACGCGCAGCGCGACGAGCGTGGCGGCGGGCGCACGACGGGGCGCGTTCTGGGCTCCATCCTGTACAACGTGCTCCTGCTGGGCATCGTCGGCTTCCTCCTGCGCCTGGCGCGGCTCCAGGTGTACGATGATGACCGCGCCGTCACGTTCCTGGCGGTTCTGATCGTCGCCGTCTCGGGCATGGCGGCGCTGGTGGCGCGCGGCGGGCTGCCGCCGGAGCTGATCCCGGTGCCCTTTGCGACGCTCGTCGTGGCCGTGCTCTGGGGCGGGCGGCTGGCGCTGGTGACGGCGCTCGTGCTGGCGCTCCTCCTCGGTGGACAGACGCCTTTCCTGGGCGCGGCGACGGCGTTCTCGGCGGCGGTGGGCGGCGCCGCGGCGTCGTTCGGCGTGCGGCTGGCGCAGCGGCGGCTGCAGACGTGGGCGGTGGCGGGAGTTGTGGGGGCGGCGTACGCGGCGTGCGCACTCGCGGTCGGGCTGCAGCGCGCGGAGCCGTGGCAGGTGATCGGCTGGTCCGCGGTGTGGGGCGTGGTGAACGCGACGGCGTGCACGCTGCTGGCCATCGGCTTCCTTCCCGTGGCGGAGTGGTTCACCCGCGTGACGACCGCGCAGACGCTGCTGGAGCTGGCCGATCCCAACCACCCGCTCCTGCGCCGGCTCTCCATGGAGGCGCCGGGGACGTACGCGCACACCATCAGCGTGGCGAACCTGGCCGAGGCGGTGTGCAACGCCATCGGCGCCAACGCGCTGCTGGCCCGCGTGGGGGTCTACTACCACGACGTGGGCAAGATCGCCAAGCCGCACTACTTCATCGAGAACCAGCCGCGCGGCCGCAACCCGCACGACAAGCTGAAGCCGGCCATGAGCGCGGCCATCGTGCGCAGCCACGTCATCGAGGGGCTGCGGCTGGCGGAAGAGTACAAGGTGCCGGCCACGGTGCGCGCCTTCATCACGCAGCACCACGGCACGCAGTCGATATCGTTCTTCCTGGACCAGGCCCGCGCCGCGGACCCGGACGCCCGCGTCAACGCGACGGACTTCCAGTACCTGGGCCCCAAGCCGCAGACGCGCGAGACGGCGGTGGTGATGATGGCCGACTCGGTGGAGTCCGCCGCGCGCGTGCTGCAGGACCCCACGCCGGAGCGGATCCGCGAGCTGGTGGACCGCATCGTGGGCGCCAAGATCGCCGCCGGCCAGCTCGACGAGTGCCCGCTGACGCTGCGCGAGATCCACACGACGCGCGAAGTGCTGGCCCGCGTCCTCTCGGGGATGTACCACCAGCGCCTCGACTATCCCTCCGCCGTCCCCGCCCCGGAACTCCCCCGGGAAGCGCAGGAGCCGGAGCCCACCCGGGCCGCGGGGTGA
- a CDS encoding PhoH family protein yields the protein MPDTPSPVQHRLPAEGADPLALGGVNDANLTELGRVSGLRVVLRDDHLLLSGRLEDVERTVPVAQHMIQMARTGVPFGTDDVARFFDASRSGNGVGKLADPGRVVVPGVRRAITPKSEGQAAYLQNIEENDITVGIGPAGTGKTYLAVAMAVDALFKKRVKRIILARPAVEAGENLGFLPGDLQEKIDPYLRPLYDSLEDMIPPDRLRRAMESRSIEIAPLAYMRGRTLQDAFVILDEAQNATRAQMKMFLTRLGLNSKAVITGDKTQIDLPNKGDSGLIEVEQVLKGIEGIAFSYLSGRDVIRHRLVKEIIEAYAIASGETVPDGSQEPVAS from the coding sequence ATGCCTGATACTCCATCGCCGGTCCAGCACCGGCTTCCCGCCGAAGGGGCGGACCCGCTCGCGCTGGGCGGGGTGAACGACGCCAACCTCACCGAGCTCGGGCGCGTGTCCGGGCTGCGCGTGGTCCTGCGCGACGACCACCTCCTCCTCAGTGGTCGGCTCGAAGACGTGGAGCGCACCGTTCCCGTCGCGCAGCACATGATCCAGATGGCGCGCACCGGAGTGCCCTTTGGCACCGACGACGTGGCGCGCTTCTTCGATGCGTCCCGCTCCGGCAACGGAGTGGGTAAGCTGGCCGATCCCGGCCGCGTCGTCGTGCCGGGCGTGCGCCGCGCCATCACCCCCAAGTCCGAGGGGCAGGCGGCGTACCTCCAGAACATCGAGGAGAACGACATCACGGTGGGGATCGGTCCGGCCGGGACCGGAAAGACCTACCTGGCCGTCGCCATGGCGGTGGACGCGCTCTTCAAGAAGCGGGTGAAGCGCATCATCCTGGCGCGCCCCGCCGTGGAAGCCGGTGAGAACCTGGGCTTCCTGCCGGGCGACCTGCAGGAGAAGATCGATCCGTACCTGCGCCCGCTGTACGACTCGCTGGAGGACATGATCCCGCCCGACCGGCTGCGCAGGGCGATGGAGAGCCGCTCCATCGAGATCGCGCCGCTGGCGTACATGCGCGGGCGCACGCTGCAGGACGCCTTCGTGATCCTGGACGAGGCGCAGAACGCCACGCGCGCGCAGATGAAGATGTTCCTCACCCGCCTGGGGCTGAACTCCAAGGCGGTGATCACGGGGGACAAGACGCAGATCGACCTTCCCAACAAGGGCGACTCGGGGCTGATCGAGGTGGAGCAGGTGCTGAAGGGGATCGAGGGGATCGCCTTCTCGTACCTGAGCGGGCGCGACGTCATCCGCCACCGGCTGGTGAAGGAGATCATCGAGGCGTACGCCATCGCCAGCGGCGAGACGGTGCCCGACGGCAGCCAGGAGCCGGTGGCTTCCTGA